In one Bombyx mori chromosome 4, ASM3026992v2 genomic region, the following are encoded:
- the LOC101741959 gene encoding sulfakinin precursor produces the protein MRIAAVMLLAVSVAVTFCVCCCDGANLRRIQPDDDEDFRPHPLYRDYGLIRSRVIRGDDTFDDYGHLRFGRSDD, from the coding sequence ATGCGTATCGCAGCGGTTATGTTGTTAGCTGTGAGTGTTGCAGTAACTTTCTGCGTGTGCTGCTGCGATGGAGCTAATCTACGCAGAATTCAGCCTGACGACGACGAAGACTTTCGACCGCATCCTCTGTACCGAGATTACGGACTGATTAGAAGCAGGGTTATCCGAGGAGATGATACTTTCGATGATTATGGGCACCTACGGTTTGGTCGTTCTGATGACTGA